In Cicer arietinum cultivar CDC Frontier isolate Library 1 chromosome 7, Cicar.CDCFrontier_v2.0, whole genome shotgun sequence, a single window of DNA contains:
- the LOC101513645 gene encoding uncharacterized protein — MATSVQEKRNKPESEEDDYEEDEEALSLCDLPLSLTQHENQLQSKKDHSQVNETQEEFNFRSWVGLFSTEQEMCVADEVFFQGQIIPSSRLSFSSKAGLLTTCDDHHGKQLNFNQCNSSPNKTFNEFRSNSSTSQNSSTSSSSTSSTITTTTTTTTTPIVSISKSKVRNQFHTHPSPKPQLKLSCPRKSTQSRKSSLWESFRLGVVPTPEIELQDLKVRKNCVTRNSSSSSSNSTKSEKMSKKNETSSNYVLKHLVGKRGGLLSGCDCSIETVKLDMGMIKGGTKSGCYKTESTKHAVKEKMIEWKKQKQRQKQGKKVMSRRRTFEWLKDLHANHLDEEALLSNPS; from the coding sequence ATGGCGACAAGTGTCCAAGAAAAACGGAACAAACCCGAATCAGAAGAAGATgattatgaagaagatgaagaagcatTGTCGCTTTGTGATCTCCCACTATCTCTAACCCAACATGAAAACCAATTACAAAGTAAAAAAGATCACTCTCAAGTCAATGAAACACAAGAAGAGTTCAATTTCCGTTCATGGGTTGGTCTCTTTTCAACAGAACAAGAAATGTGTGTAGCTGATGAAGTTTTCTTCCAAGGTCAAATTATTCCATCATCACGTCTCTCTTTTAGCTCCAAAGCTGGTTTATTAACCACATGTGATGATCATCATGGTAAGCAATTGAATTTCAATCAATGCAATTCAAGTCCCAACAAAACTTTCAATGAGTTTCGAAGCAATAGTAGTACAAGTCAAAACTCGTCAACATCATCAAGTAGCACTAGTTCAACCATCACAACTACtactacaacaacaacaacaccaatagtttcaatttcaaaatccaaagttAGAAACCAATTTCACACACATCCAAGTCCAAAACCTCAATTAAAACTATCTTGTCCTAGAAAATCAACTCAAAGTAGAAAATCATCATTGTGGGAAAGTTTCCGTTTAGGTGTGGTCCCTACACCAGAAATAGAATTACAAGATCTTAAGGTTCGTAAAAACTGTGTCACTCGCAATAGTAGTAGCAGTAGTAGTAATAGTACGAAAAGTGAGAAAATGAGTAAGAAGAATGAGACGAGTAGTAATTATGTTTTGAAACACTTGGTTGGAAAACGAGGTGGTTTGTTGAGTGGTTGTGATTGTTCTATTGAAACGGTAAAATTGGACATGGGAATGATCAAAGGTGGTACCAAAAGTGGTTGTTACAAGACAGAAAGTACGAAGCATGCGGTGAAAGAAAAAATGATCGAGTGGAAGAAACAAAAGCAGAGGCAAAAGCAGGGGAAGAAGGTTATGTCACGTCGTAGAACTTTTGAATGGCTTAAAGATTTACATGCAAACCATCTTGATGAAGAGGCTTTGTTATCCAACCCTTCATGA
- the LOC140918690 gene encoding uncharacterized protein: MNFNPGQYLALELTSWEVVSRVSLALHSEAIQHWHLHQLDIKNAFLHGDLEEEVYMEQPLEFVAQEESSTIVCRLHRSLYGLKQTPRTWFDRFSSTKDIVRTKGGKSDGGDYSRVRPPTQSNRRAAVEKRRKRNEERQAPQDEQPQDEQPQQNLMFDAEQDEQPHDEQPQHDHEFYDEYDQQQQHFDDEHGQQHQPDEPMFPGGPYDLSVLTDYEHHIAINVWNGQERRALKVVSNGKKQDKFIDIRYHLPAQIDHWINIYGLCPLRRCSLHMIDGNMISAFAERWHAETSSFHLPFGCTCCAI, from the exons ATGAATTTCAACCCGGGTCAATATTTAGCTTTAGAATTAACCTCATGGGAAGTCGTTAGTCGGGTGTCGTTGGCTTTACACAGTGAAG CAATTCAACATTGGCATCTccatcaacttgacattaaaaatgcttttttgcacGGTGATCTTGAAGAAGAAGTTTATATGGAACAACCACTAGAGTTTGTTGCTCAGGAGGAGTCTTCCACCATAGTTTGTCGGCTACACAggtccctttatggtcttaaacaaacTCCTAGAACTTGGTTTGATAGATTCAGCTCG aCTAAAGACATTG tgaggACCAAAGGAGGAAAATCTGACGGTGGTGATTATTCGCGAGTTCGGCctcctacacaatcaaataggagagctgctgttgaaaaaaggagaaagagaaaTGAGGAAAGGCAGGCGCCTCAGGACGAGCAGCCCCAGGATGAGCAGCCACAGCAAAATCTTATGTTTGATGCAGAACAGGATGAGCAGCCCCATGATGAGCAGCCTCAGCACGATCATGagttttatgatgaatatgaccagcagcagcaacattttgatgatgaacatggtcAGCAGCACCAGCCTGATGAACCCATGTTTCCTGGAGGTCCTTATGATCTTTCTGTCCTTACAGATTATGAGCATCATATTGCAATTAATGTGTGGAATGGAcag gaaagacgtgccttgaaagttgtttccaatggcaaaaagcaagacaaattcattgatattagatatcatttacctgctcaaatagatcattggattaatatatatGGATTATGTCCTCTGAGAAGATGTAGTTTGCATATGATTGATGGTAATATGATATCTGCTTTTGCTGAGAGATGGCACGCAGAGACTAGTTCATTTCACCTGCCATTCGGCTGCACTTGTTGTGCTATATGA
- the LOC101513972 gene encoding karrikin insensitive 2 receptor CA-like, whose translation MGIVEEAHNVKVLGTGSRFIVLAHGFGTDQSVWKHLVPHLLDEFRVILYDNMGAGTTNPDYFDFDRYSTLEGYAYDLLAILQELRVDSCIFLGHSVSAMIGTVASVSRPDLFSKIILVSASPRYLNDRDYFGGFEQEELDQLFDAMAANYKAWCSGFAPMAVGGDMESVAVQEFSRTMFNMRPDISLSVLRTIFQSDIRQILCLVTVPCHIIQSTKDLAVPVVVAEYIHQHVGGPSVVEVMSTEGHLPQLSSPDVVIPVILKHIRHDIAA comes from the exons atggggaTAGTAGAAGAAGCACACAACGTGAAAGTTTTAGGAACAGGGTCACGCTTTATTGTTCTAGCTCACGGATTTGGCACAGACCAATCCGTATGGAAACACCTCGTACCACATCTCTTAGACGAATTTCGTGTCATACTGTACGACAACATGGGAGCTGGTACAACTAATCCCGATTATTTCGATTTCGACCGTTACTCAACCTTAGAAGGCTACGCATACGATTTGCTTGCTATCTTACAAGAACTTCGAGTTGATTCTTGTATCTTTCTTGGTCACTCTGTTTCTGCTATGATTGGAACCGTTGCTTCTGTTTCTCGCCCTGAtttattttccaaaatcatCCTCGTATCTGCTTCCCCAAG ATATTTAAACGACAGGGATTACTTTGGAGGATTTGAACAAGAAGAATTGGATCAATTATTCGATGCTATGGCAGCGAATTACAAAGCGTGGTGTTCAGGCTTTGCTCCAATGGCTGTTGGAGGAGACATGGAATCAGTTGCAGTACAAGAATTCAGCCGAACTATGTTCAATATGAGGCCAGACATATCTCTAAGTGTATTACGAACAATTTTTCAAAGTGACATTAGACAAATATTATGTCTGGTTACCGTTCCGTGCCACATAATACAAAGTACGAAGGATTTGGCTGTTCCTGTCGTGGTTGCGGAATATATCCACCAACACGTAGGTGGCCCTTCCGTCGTAGAGGTTATGTCGACGGAGGGTCATTTGCCGCAATTGAGTTCACCGGATGTTGTCATTCCGGtgatactcaaacatattagaCATGATATTGCGGCTTGA